Proteins encoded together in one Portunus trituberculatus isolate SZX2019 chromosome 39, ASM1759143v1, whole genome shotgun sequence window:
- the LOC123515458 gene encoding uncharacterized protein LOC123515458, with protein sequence MAFSSLFQTLVVALVVCVSATVAIPPGVLPFLGRQNEAPRPDMLDCSPSPNGKPLPAGCRETGEVTYRSEDRDVVEVVDGGKNTIVVEDEHAGTFVIRVPEQPVFKRRKCFFRHIYVAELDICVMPRYRYQPGSFKYPGLTAYY encoded by the exons ATGGCATTCTCAAGCCTATTCCAGACTTTGGTTGTCGccctggtggtgtgtgtgtctgccacgGTTGCCATTCCACCAGGCGTTCTGCCGTTCCTTG GACGGCAGAATGAGGCTCCCAGGCCCGACATGCTTGACTGTTCACCGTCGCCTAACGGCAAGCCTCTGCCAGCCGG GTGCCGAGAGACCGGAGAAGTCACCTACCGGTCTGAGGACCgggatgtggtggaggtggtggatggGGGCAAGAACACCATTGTGGTGGAGGACGAGCACGCAGGAACCTTCGTCATCAGGGTGCCTGAGCAGCCTGTCTTCAAGAGGAGGAAGTGCTTCTTCCGCCACATTTACGTCGCAGAATTGGACAT CTGCGTGATGCCCCGTTACCGCTACCAGCCAGGATCCTTCAAGTATCCCGGACTCACCGCTTATTACTGA